From Orenia marismortui DSM 5156, one genomic window encodes:
- the fliR gene encoding flagellar biosynthetic protein FliR has product MQDELLVQIYNFSLILSRILGFLLIAPIFGSKSLPNRFKLALAFLITILLFPLVADQNIQFPNQLLIILFRIVVELLIGFIIGFIMLLNFIAIQLAGQFIDTRMGFAMANVMDPQNGMKAPLVGQFQNILATLVFLSINAHHHLLKVLSDSFTIVEITKFQSSKDLIPSLFRIIGNLLPLGFKLALPIIAILFIVDLAFGLVARVVPQINVFMMGLPTKTFVGLLFLSLIMPSYINHLQLIFSDAVEDIYQILKLMIERG; this is encoded by the coding sequence ATGCAAGATGAGCTATTGGTCCAAATATATAATTTCTCTTTAATATTAAGCAGGATTTTAGGCTTTTTATTAATTGCTCCTATTTTTGGTAGCAAATCTTTGCCGAATAGATTCAAGTTAGCATTGGCTTTTTTAATTACTATTCTTTTATTTCCGCTTGTTGCTGACCAGAATATTCAGTTTCCTAATCAATTATTAATAATTTTATTTAGAATTGTCGTAGAATTATTAATCGGATTTATAATTGGTTTTATAATGCTTTTAAATTTTATAGCTATACAATTAGCGGGTCAGTTTATTGATACAAGAATGGGTTTTGCAATGGCAAATGTAATGGATCCTCAAAATGGTATGAAAGCTCCTTTAGTGGGGCAGTTTCAGAATATCTTAGCAACTTTAGTCTTTCTCTCAATTAATGCACATCATCATTTATTAAAAGTATTAAGTGATAGTTTTACTATAGTTGAGATAACTAAATTCCAATCATCTAAAGATTTAATTCCTTCGTTATTTAGAATTATTGGTAACTTATTGCCTTTAGGATTTAAATTGGCATTACCGATTATAGCAATTTTATTCATAGTTGATTTAGCTTTTGGTTTGGTCGCTAGAGTTGTTCCACAGATAAATGTTTTTATGATGGGTTTACCTACTAAGACCTTTGTAGGATTACTCTTTTTAAGTTTAATTATGCCAAGCTATATAAATCATCTTCAGTTGATTTTTTCTGATGCTGTTGAAGACATATATCAGATATTAAAATTAATGATAGAAAGAGGATAA
- a CDS encoding chemotaxis protein CheC, giving the protein MSNLDDKLSKLGPIQLDALREVASIGAGNAATSLSEMLNNKIDMKVPKVSILPVDQVPEMMGGVENLITAVLVRIKGDINGGVLFTLDTSSANTLLSLLIGEKVNIEDSIGEIEDSALKEIANILTGSNLNAFSQMLDIQIKPEVPSLAYDMAGAILEVAFIELGQIGDYSLVIETEVSGSIAEEIKGHFFLIPDPDSLDVILTKLGVLVD; this is encoded by the coding sequence ATGAGTAATTTAGATGATAAACTATCTAAATTGGGACCTATACAATTAGATGCTTTAAGAGAAGTAGCTAGTATAGGTGCAGGAAATGCTGCTACTTCTCTTTCGGAAATGTTAAATAATAAGATAGATATGAAAGTTCCTAAAGTAAGTATTTTGCCTGTTGATCAGGTTCCTGAAATGATGGGAGGAGTAGAAAATTTAATAACTGCTGTATTAGTTAGAATAAAGGGTGATATTAATGGTGGAGTATTGTTTACTTTAGATACTTCAAGTGCTAATACATTACTTTCTTTACTTATTGGGGAAAAGGTTAATATAGAAGATAGTATAGGAGAAATTGAAGATTCAGCTCTTAAAGAAATAGCCAATATTTTAACTGGGTCAAATTTAAATGCATTTTCTCAGATGCTTGATATTCAGATTAAGCCAGAGGTACCATCTTTAGCTTATGATATGGCTGGAGCAATTTTAGAAGTAGCATTTATAGAGTTAGGTCAAATAGGAGATTATTCTTTGGTTATTGAGACTGAAGTTTCAGGTAGTATAGCTGAAGAAATTAAAGGGCATTTTTTCTTGATTCCAGACCCTGATTCTTTAGATGTGATATTAACTAAGTTGGGTGTTTTAGTTGACTAA
- a CDS encoding flagellar brake protein: MSDRNARPLNRFDLSRRLNINQNIELSINYGKYEGEYYSQIADIIDEKHFVINTPFSEGKVVNISRGMKFKVFTREKNGLYELPVRLVKRKVETTPLLVLELIGIVKKIQEREFFRLEIYQETKFTLIAENNMLNREVDIEELMDNYNSNKKNIDTAIIQDISASGLKMVTKKDDLSENQIIEIDFDFANLPFESIFARIVRVTKEVKSEIKRYSVGVEFIYQNKGDRDKLMQWLFSKQRELRRKGLI, encoded by the coding sequence GTGTCGGATAGAAATGCAAGACCTCTGAATAGATTTGATCTAAGCAGAAGGCTAAATATTAATCAGAATATAGAATTATCTATTAATTACGGTAAATATGAAGGGGAATATTATTCTCAAATAGCAGATATAATTGATGAAAAGCATTTTGTTATAAACACACCGTTTTCAGAAGGGAAAGTTGTTAATATTTCTCGGGGAATGAAATTTAAAGTTTTTACTAGAGAAAAAAATGGACTTTATGAGTTACCAGTAAGGTTGGTTAAGAGAAAGGTAGAAACTACTCCTTTATTGGTTTTAGAGCTAATTGGTATAGTAAAAAAGATACAAGAAAGAGAATTTTTTAGGCTAGAGATCTATCAAGAAACCAAATTTACTTTAATTGCAGAAAATAATATGCTAAATAGAGAAGTTGATATTGAGGAATTAATGGACAATTATAATTCTAATAAAAAGAATATAGATACTGCAATAATACAGGATATTAGTGCTAGCGGCTTAAAGATGGTTACTAAAAAGGATGATTTATCTGAAAATCAAATTATAGAAATAGATTTTGATTTTGCTAATTTACCCTTTGAAAGCATCTTTGCTAGAATTGTTAGGGTAACTAAGGAAGTAAAATCTGAAATTAAGAGATATAGTGTAGGTGTAGAATTCATCTATCAAAATAAAGGAGATAGAGATAAATTAATGCAGTGGTTATTTTCTAAGCAGAGAGAGTTAAGAAGAAAAGGTCTTATTTAA
- the flhB gene encoding flagellar biosynthesis protein FlhB — translation MPSGEKTEQATPKKKEEAKEEGQVAKSKELNSAFTLLFSFLLLSFWFSYMIREIVTFTDKVLVNYFNMQLSIHNFHTLFIEVILFVLKLISPIMLTIAFVGVATSYSQIGFLYTPKALKPKLSKLNPLKGLKNMFSKRTLVELLKSILKIIIVVSISYASIKKVAGKFTLLTTSSLRNSINLIGDTAYSLAMKISAVFIVLGIVDLFYQKWQHNEDLKMTKQEVKEERKQSEGSPEVKSKRRQKQQEMAMSRMMQDIPDASVVITNPTHIAVAIKFNMDEMEVPVVVAKGQDELAQRIKEVARENDVEIVEEKPLARALYKVVDIGEDIPFELYQAVAEILAYVYQIDQERRL, via the coding sequence ATGCCATCAGGAGAGAAGACAGAACAAGCCACCCCCAAGAAGAAAGAAGAAGCAAAAGAAGAGGGACAAGTAGCTAAAAGTAAGGAATTAAATAGTGCTTTTACTTTGCTTTTTAGTTTTTTGCTACTATCTTTTTGGTTTTCTTATATGATACGTGAAATTGTTACTTTTACTGATAAAGTTTTAGTTAATTATTTTAATATGCAATTATCTATTCATAATTTTCACACGTTATTTATTGAGGTTATTCTCTTTGTTTTAAAGTTAATCTCTCCAATTATGCTTACGATAGCCTTTGTTGGGGTAGCTACAAGTTATTCACAAATTGGTTTTCTCTACACTCCTAAGGCTCTAAAACCTAAATTGAGTAAGCTAAATCCATTAAAAGGATTAAAAAATATGTTCTCCAAACGAACTTTGGTTGAATTGCTTAAATCTATTTTAAAAATTATTATTGTGGTTTCAATATCTTATGCTAGTATAAAGAAAGTAGCAGGAAAGTTTACTCTATTAACAACTAGTAGTTTAAGAAATTCAATTAACTTAATAGGGGATACTGCCTATTCTTTAGCTATGAAGATAAGTGCAGTTTTTATTGTATTAGGAATAGTAGATCTGTTTTATCAAAAATGGCAGCATAATGAGGATCTTAAGATGACTAAGCAAGAAGTAAAAGAAGAAAGAAAACAGAGTGAAGGTAGTCCAGAGGTCAAATCTAAACGTAGACAGAAACAACAAGAAATGGCTATGAGTAGAATGATGCAAGATATTCCAGATGCATCGGTTGTTATTACTAACCCTACTCATATTGCTGTAGCAATTAAGTTTAATATGGATGAAATGGAAGTGCCAGTTGTTGTAGCAAAAGGTCAAGATGAGTTAGCTCAAAGAATTAAAGAGGTTGCAAGAGAAAATGATGTTGAGATTGTTGAAGAAAAGCCTTTAGCAAGAGCATTATATAAGGTAGTTGACATAGGAGAAGATATACCCTTTGAATTATATCAAGCGGTAGCTGAAATCTTAGCTTATGTTTATCAAATTGATCAGGAAAGGAGGTTGTAG
- a CDS encoding chemotaxis protein CheD — MTKNKIRVRMADLKVGNKDDIIITSGLGSCVGLTLYDNKSQIGGMAHIMLPECPSNRKQGKPEKYADTAIEILIDKLQKKGANTRGLEAKMAGGAQMFNFSNSNDRIRIGDRNIEAVEKILRSKNIPIIGAEVRENYGRTMELYNDTGKVIIKTVKHDNIVL, encoded by the coding sequence TTGACTAAAAATAAGATTCGAGTAAGAATGGCTGATTTAAAGGTTGGTAATAAAGATGATATTATTATTACATCTGGTTTAGGATCTTGTGTAGGTTTAACTTTATATGATAATAAATCCCAAATAGGTGGAATGGCACATATTATGCTACCTGAATGTCCTAGTAATAGAAAGCAGGGTAAGCCTGAAAAGTATGCAGATACAGCTATAGAGATATTGATTGATAAATTACAGAAAAAAGGAGCTAATACTAGGGGTTTAGAAGCAAAAATGGCTGGTGGAGCTCAAATGTTTAATTTCTCCAATTCTAACGATCGAATAAGAATTGGAGATCGTAATATTGAAGCAGTAGAAAAAATTTTAAGAAGTAAAAATATTCCCATAATAGGAGCAGAGGTTAGAGAAAATTATGGGAGGACAATGGAATTATATAATGATACTGGAAAAGTAATTATTAAGACAGTAAAGCATGACAATATTGTGTTATAA
- the flhA gene encoding flagellar biosynthesis protein FlhA translates to MATPMERLESNNFSQYSDVFFALAVIMVVVMFIIPLPTVLLDILLTLNISLGLTILLVSMYLVNPLELSVFPSLLLIATLFRLALNVSTTRLILGQANAGKVIEAFGEFVVGGNYVVGFVIFVILVAIQFIVITKGSERVAEVSARFTLDAMPGKQMSIDADLSSGLMTEAEARQRREEIRQEADFYGAMDGASKFVKGDAIAGIIITLINVLGGLIIGVIQMGMPITDALQTYTLLTVGDGLVSQVPALLISTATGIVVTRAASEGNLGQDFSKQLLAQPKTLMMVSSVIFLLGVLTPLPTFPFVLLAIVIGITGYTLYQSSKGQEELANDEEEEEIEEYREPDNLSQLLQVDPMELEVGYNLIPLVVPEQGGDLLDRVSMIRRQCALELGMIIPPIRIRDNMQLEPNHYRVNLRGIEIAQHEIEVDNYLAMDSGMVTEEVEGKETTEPAFGLPALWIGESQKERAEMLGYTVVDPPSVMATHLTELVKSHAYELLGRQEVKELIDNIKEDYSAVIDELIPDLLSIGQVQKVLQNLLKEGISIRDLVSILEVLADQAKNTQDTGILTEYVRQEALSRQISKKVKDDNNNVYVITLAQELEEKISNSIQHTEQGSYITLNPNIAQQIFNSLSQQIAQVSNQGLDPIVLTSPIVRYHFKQLTEQSVPNLTVLSFNELESYLNVQTVGMVKL, encoded by the coding sequence ATGGCTACACCTATGGAAAGACTAGAAAGTAATAATTTTTCTCAATATAGTGATGTCTTTTTTGCTTTAGCAGTAATTATGGTAGTGGTAATGTTCATTATCCCTTTACCAACAGTATTATTAGATATTTTGCTAACTTTAAATATAAGTTTAGGATTGACTATTTTACTAGTATCAATGTATCTTGTAAATCCTTTAGAGCTATCTGTATTTCCTTCTTTATTATTAATAGCAACTTTATTTAGATTAGCTTTGAATGTATCTACTACTCGTTTAATATTAGGACAGGCAAATGCAGGAAAAGTTATTGAAGCCTTTGGTGAATTTGTTGTTGGAGGTAACTATGTTGTAGGATTTGTTATATTTGTTATCTTAGTTGCAATCCAATTTATTGTAATTACTAAGGGTTCTGAACGTGTAGCTGAGGTATCAGCCAGATTTACACTTGATGCGATGCCTGGTAAACAGATGAGTATTGATGCTGACTTAAGTTCAGGATTAATGACAGAAGCAGAAGCTAGACAAAGGCGTGAAGAGATACGCCAAGAAGCTGATTTTTATGGGGCTATGGATGGTGCCAGTAAATTTGTAAAAGGTGATGCTATTGCTGGTATAATCATCACCCTAATAAATGTATTAGGTGGATTAATTATTGGAGTTATTCAAATGGGAATGCCAATCACTGATGCTTTACAAACATATACTTTATTAACTGTTGGAGATGGATTAGTAAGCCAAGTGCCTGCTTTACTTATCTCGACTGCAACAGGTATTGTTGTTACTCGGGCAGCTTCTGAAGGTAATTTAGGACAAGACTTTAGTAAGCAGTTATTGGCTCAACCTAAGACATTAATGATGGTATCTAGTGTGATTTTTCTATTAGGTGTATTAACTCCATTACCAACTTTTCCTTTTGTATTATTAGCTATTGTTATTGGAATTACAGGTTATACTTTATACCAATCTAGCAAAGGACAAGAGGAGTTGGCTAATGATGAAGAGGAAGAGGAAATAGAAGAGTATAGAGAACCAGATAATCTTTCTCAGTTATTACAGGTTGATCCTATGGAATTAGAAGTAGGATATAACCTAATTCCTTTGGTAGTTCCTGAGCAAGGTGGAGATCTATTAGATAGAGTTTCTATGATTAGGCGGCAATGTGCCTTAGAGTTAGGTATGATTATACCACCAATTCGAATTAGAGATAATATGCAGTTAGAACCAAATCATTATCGAGTAAATCTTAGAGGAATTGAGATTGCTCAACATGAGATTGAAGTTGATAATTACCTTGCTATGGATTCAGGAATGGTCACTGAAGAGGTAGAAGGTAAAGAAACTACAGAGCCAGCTTTTGGTTTGCCTGCATTATGGATTGGTGAAAGCCAGAAAGAAAGAGCAGAAATGCTTGGTTATACAGTAGTGGATCCACCTTCTGTAATGGCAACTCACTTAACTGAATTGGTTAAATCTCATGCCTATGAGTTATTAGGTCGACAAGAAGTTAAGGAATTAATTGATAATATAAAAGAAGATTATTCGGCTGTTATTGATGAGTTAATTCCAGACTTATTATCTATTGGACAGGTGCAGAAAGTTTTACAAAATCTTTTAAAAGAAGGTATTTCTATTCGAGATTTAGTTTCTATTTTGGAGGTATTAGCTGATCAAGCTAAGAATACTCAAGATACAGGTATTTTAACTGAATATGTAAGACAAGAGGCTTTATCACGACAGATTTCTAAGAAAGTAAAAGATGATAATAACAATGTATATGTTATTACTCTAGCACAAGAATTAGAGGAAAAAATTTCAAATTCTATTCAACATACAGAACAAGGTTCTTATATTACATTAAATCCTAATATAGCACAACAGATATTTAATAGTTTATCCCAACAGATTGCTCAAGTTAGTAATCAAGGTTTAGATCCAATTGTTCTTACGTCACCTATAGTAAGATATCATTTCAAACAATTAACAGAACAATCAGTACCTAATTTAACTGTATTATCTTTTAATGAATTAGAATCTTACTTGAATGTTCAAACAGTAGGGATGGTGAAATTATAG
- a CDS encoding flagellar brake protein — MRKSRLNINQEVSIEITEGSHKGSYKSKVLDFDKKFIELELPFDEDNNPLPLKKKTGLVVFFNTSTALYKFESTVKKRKKKPVYSLVIYNTNKFQRIQRRCFVRIPIQEEIGYRVVSYQNIEKKVDLVTDDKEFKRANTMDISGGGLMLALKDLGEITKGRMLEINLNFINLPINILNGEVVRVQRKEIFNENSSTYLLGVKFVNIPKDVREEIIEWVFSKQRELRKKGLI; from the coding sequence ATGAGAAAATCTAGATTGAATATTAATCAAGAGGTTAGTATAGAAATAACAGAAGGTTCTCATAAAGGAAGTTATAAATCTAAAGTTTTAGATTTTGATAAAAAATTTATAGAACTAGAATTACCTTTTGATGAAGATAATAATCCTCTACCACTAAAAAAGAAGACAGGTTTAGTTGTTTTTTTTAATACTTCTACTGCATTATATAAGTTTGAATCTACTGTAAAAAAGAGAAAGAAAAAGCCTGTTTATTCTTTAGTAATTTATAACACTAATAAATTCCAAAGAATTCAAAGAAGATGTTTTGTTAGGATACCTATTCAAGAAGAGATTGGATATCGAGTTGTATCTTATCAGAACATAGAAAAAAAGGTTGATTTAGTAACAGATGATAAAGAATTCAAAAGAGCTAACACCATGGACATAAGTGGTGGAGGCTTGATGCTTGCTTTGAAAGATTTGGGTGAGATTACTAAAGGACGGATGTTAGAAATAAATTTAAATTTTATAAATTTGCCTATTAATATACTTAATGGAGAGGTTGTAAGAGTTCAAAGAAAAGAGATATTTAATGAGAACTCAAGCACTTATTTACTAGGGGTTAAATTTGTAAATATCCCAAAAGATGTCAGAGAAGAAATAATTGAATGGGTATTCTCTAAACAGAGGGAATTAAGGAAAAAAGGTTTAATATAA
- a CDS encoding MinD/ParA family protein → MKDQASKLRSLVQNVKKGNDQSLVEKSKENDKGAYIYTITSGKGGVGKSNFTANLSLALKKQGKEVVIFDADLGMANLDVILGVTPRYNLEHVIQGRKSIEEIMVQGPEGLSLIPGGSGIQELANLSQYQINNLINAFIKIGEKFDIILIDTGAGLAHNVVNFILGADEVIVISTPEPTSITDAYGVIKVISNQDKNVKVKLVVNQSENEREGERIAKRLIKTANNFLNLDIELLGVLPKDNAVVKSVMARSPFLLEFPRSKIARSINNTASKLIDTKVAKKSQGIRGLFNKLLGF, encoded by the coding sequence ATGAAAGATCAAGCATCTAAACTGAGAAGTTTAGTACAGAATGTAAAAAAAGGTAATGATCAATCGCTAGTAGAAAAAAGTAAAGAGAATGATAAAGGTGCTTATATTTATACTATTACAAGTGGTAAGGGTGGAGTAGGAAAATCAAATTTTACAGCTAACTTATCCTTAGCTTTAAAAAAACAAGGAAAAGAGGTTGTTATCTTTGATGCAGATTTAGGAATGGCGAATTTAGATGTTATTTTAGGAGTAACTCCAAGATATAATCTAGAACATGTTATTCAAGGAAGAAAAAGTATAGAAGAGATAATGGTTCAGGGTCCAGAAGGATTATCATTAATTCCAGGGGGATCAGGGATACAGGAATTAGCTAACTTATCTCAGTATCAAATTAACAATTTGATCAATGCTTTTATAAAGATTGGAGAGAAATTTGATATTATTTTAATAGATACTGGGGCAGGATTAGCCCATAATGTTGTTAATTTTATTTTGGGTGCAGATGAAGTTATTGTAATTTCAACTCCTGAACCAACTTCTATAACTGATGCTTATGGAGTTATTAAAGTTATTTCTAATCAAGATAAGAATGTAAAGGTGAAATTAGTAGTTAATCAATCTGAGAATGAAAGAGAAGGAGAAAGAATAGCTAAGCGTTTAATTAAGACAGCTAATAATTTTTTAAATTTAGATATAGAACTACTAGGAGTTTTACCTAAAGATAATGCAGTAGTAAAATCAGTAATGGCTAGAAGCCCTTTTCTATTAGAATTTCCTAGATCTAAAATAGCTAGAAGTATTAATAATACTGCATCTAAGCTAATAGATACTAAAGTTGCTAAGAAATCTCAAGGGATTCGAGGGTTATTTAATAAATTATTAGGTTTTTAA
- the flhF gene encoding flagellar biosynthesis protein FlhF, protein MKIKKYQAENMQEAILKVKSDLGSDAIILHSRKFKKGGFFGFFAKKMVEVVATVEAKSNKTTKKNKKVEKLNETNTYLKEELNQMKKMMNNLLGEVKFSNKKHFNSSISPQLEQLVEGLSKLGFSHKTAINLANKVAKNVDINNLEEEKLKESLREEFKTLIDSIVPIKLEEAKTKVVALVGPTGVGKTTTLAKLAANFSLFENKKVGLVTADTYRIAAVDQLKTYSEILNLPLEVVFTPQELVAAIEGYADYDLVLVDTAGRSQNNQIHISELKGFIKNAPIDEICLVLSATTKLTDLIKIIDIYNEVDLDKLIITKVDETNSLATLLEATSKVKKPLSYITIGQDVPEDIKLAEIEELVDDIVEELEL, encoded by the coding sequence ATGAAAATCAAGAAATATCAGGCTGAGAATATGCAAGAGGCTATATTAAAAGTTAAATCTGATTTAGGTTCAGATGCTATAATTTTGCATAGTCGCAAATTTAAAAAAGGTGGTTTTTTTGGTTTCTTTGCTAAGAAAATGGTTGAAGTTGTAGCTACTGTTGAAGCTAAGAGTAATAAAACAACTAAAAAAAATAAAAAAGTAGAAAAATTAAATGAAACGAATACTTACTTAAAAGAAGAACTAAACCAGATGAAGAAGATGATGAATAATCTTCTTGGGGAGGTTAAATTCAGTAATAAAAAACATTTTAATTCCTCAATAAGTCCCCAACTAGAACAGTTAGTTGAAGGTCTAAGTAAACTAGGTTTTAGTCATAAAACTGCTATTAATTTAGCTAACAAAGTTGCTAAAAATGTAGATATAAATAATTTAGAGGAAGAGAAATTAAAAGAATCTTTAAGAGAGGAGTTTAAGACTCTTATTGATTCCATAGTTCCTATAAAATTAGAAGAAGCTAAGACTAAAGTAGTAGCCTTAGTTGGTCCAACAGGAGTTGGAAAGACCACTACTTTAGCTAAGTTAGCTGCTAATTTTTCATTATTTGAGAATAAAAAGGTAGGCCTAGTTACAGCAGATACTTATAGGATTGCAGCTGTTGATCAATTGAAGACTTATAGCGAAATTCTAAATTTGCCTTTAGAAGTAGTTTTTACACCTCAAGAATTAGTAGCTGCAATTGAGGGCTATGCAGATTATGATTTAGTTTTAGTTGATACTGCAGGAAGAAGTCAAAATAACCAAATTCATATCTCAGAGCTAAAGGGTTTTATAAAAAATGCACCAATTGATGAGATATGTCTTGTATTGAGTGCTACAACTAAGCTTACTGACTTGATTAAGATTATAGATATTTACAATGAAGTTGATTTAGATAAATTAATTATTACTAAAGTGGATGAGACCAATTCTTTAGCTACTTTATTAGAAGCAACCTCGAAAGTTAAAAAACCTTTATCATATATAACTATAGGACAAGATGTACCAGAAGATATTAAATTAGCTGAAATAGAAGAGCTAGTTGATGATATAGTAGAGGAGTTAGAATTATGA
- a CDS encoding FliA/WhiG family RNA polymerase sigma factor, translated as MVELDSATEKLLWDKYKSDNCQQAKEELILNYIPLVKYVVSKIIVKIPDKFTFDDLLSYGLLGLMDAMERFDIKRGIKFSTYAVPRVKGAIYDEIRKLDWVPQSVRRKSKNLTAAYSSLRKKLGRNPTDEEVQKELGLSQKEFYKLLTEVNIPENVSLESLFTPREGDKIELKDLISDSEDKEPDNLFFYDEIKDILAKTIDKLPEKERLVVALYYYDDLTLTEIGEVMELTTARISQLHTKAIFRLRGHLSRKKDVLIS; from the coding sequence ATGGTAGAATTAGATAGTGCAACTGAAAAATTATTATGGGATAAATATAAGTCTGATAATTGCCAACAAGCCAAAGAAGAATTAATTTTAAATTATATACCTTTAGTTAAATATGTTGTTAGTAAAATTATTGTGAAAATTCCTGATAAATTTACTTTTGATGATTTACTAAGTTATGGTTTATTGGGTTTGATGGATGCTATGGAAAGATTTGATATAAAACGTGGAATCAAATTTTCTACTTATGCTGTTCCTAGAGTAAAGGGAGCAATATATGATGAAATTAGAAAATTAGATTGGGTTCCACAATCAGTTAGAAGAAAGTCTAAAAATCTTACTGCTGCGTATAGTTCTTTGAGAAAAAAGTTAGGAAGAAATCCAACAGATGAAGAGGTACAGAAAGAGTTAGGGCTATCTCAAAAAGAATTTTATAAGTTATTAACTGAGGTTAATATTCCTGAGAATGTATCATTAGAGTCATTATTTACTCCTAGAGAGGGAGATAAAATCGAATTAAAAGATTTAATTAGTGACTCAGAAGATAAAGAACCTGATAATTTATTCTTTTATGATGAAATAAAAGATATATTAGCAAAAACAATAGATAAATTACCAGAAAAGGAAAGGTTAGTTGTTGCTCTTTATTATTATGATGATCTAACTTTAACTGAGATTGGAGAAGTAATGGAACTTACAACTGCTCGAATTTCTCAATTGCATACAAAGGCTATTTTTAGATTAAGGGGACATTTAAGTAGAAAGAAGGATGTATTAATCAGTTAG